Sequence from the Microtus pennsylvanicus isolate mMicPen1 chromosome 12, mMicPen1.hap1, whole genome shotgun sequence genome:
CTCCCTGAAACACGTTGCTGTCGTGAGCGCTCTTGTCATAAAACTAACTTTTGGAGCTCAAGACCTTACACCCATCCACACAGAAGAACAAGCGCTTGACAGAAGCACAACCTCTGATGTTTGGGTGGACAAATACGCTCTGTGAAGCTGGCTCCTGGACTCCAAGAGCTTAGACTCCTAACCATGCCCATTCTCCCCATTCTCCCTCACAGGTTGGCCAACGAGCGTGGTGGGACAGGATGGATCCTTCTCCCGAGCCCCAAGAGAAGGGTGGGACACTGGTGCTGATCCGACGACAGCCTCCTGTGTCCCAGGGTTTGCTGGAAACACTGAAGGCCAGGTTGAAGCAGAGCTGCATCTGCAGTATACCATGTGCTCAGGCTCTGGTGCAGAATTTGTTCCCTGTCCTGCACTGGCTGCGTCAGTACCGCCCTAAAGAGTACCTGGCAGGTGATGTTATGTCTGGGTTGGTCATTGGCATTATCCTGGTGCCACAAGCCATAGCCTACTCACTGCTGGCTGGGCTGCAGCCCATCTATAGCCTCTATACCTCCTTCTTTGCCAACCTTATCTACTTCCTCATGGGCACCTCACGCCATGTTAATGTGGGCATCTTTAGCCTGTTGTGCCTCATGGTGGGTCAGGTGGTAGACCGAGAACTCCAGTTGGCTGGTTTTGACCCCTCCCAGGATTCTCTGGGGCCTAGAAACAATGGCAGCACACTCAACAACGCAACCACAACACTGGTGCTTGGGCTACAGGACTGTGGACGGGACTGCTACGCCATTCGAATCGCCACTGCCCTCACTCTGGTGACTGGCCTTTATCAGGTAAGGAGTTAGCTGCATAGCAAGCAGGCCGGCTGACTTGGCTTCTTAGAGCACCTACAGGTGCTTGTCACTACCATCAGGAAAAGTCTAGAAACAGAAGAATCCTTCAGGCTCAGAGAGAAACAGCACAGCAAGAGGAGAGGTGGAGCCCAGGCCTAGGTACCAGAGGGGCTTAAGTCACAGAATGGAGAGATATGTAGGGCTGGACTGGCCAGCTGTAGTCTGAGTGGGGCCACTGGGCCAAATATGGTCATGGCTCAGAAAAGCTAGATTACAGCCCCAATGTCCACCTTGGCTTCCTGACACAAACAGGACCTAAGAATTGAGATGCATTCCCCTGGCTCCCCACCAGGATCTTTTCTGCTGATCCTATCTTCTCTATTCCTCCTGTCTGTTCCATGGCTGCCCAGAAGGGAGCTGGGTGGAAGGAGCTGTGTGTTGCATACAAGGCACAGGGGAAGGGTCTGCCTACAGCCCTGATTCTGAAACAAAACCAATTTCTGCACGTGTGCGAGTATGAGAAGTGAACATCCACAGCCAACTGCAACATGTATGTGTTATCTCCCTGTATCTTCTGGCCCACTGTGCATGTGGAAACAGCAGGAGCCCACTCAGGAGAGTAAGCAAGGGAAGACGCCAGGCTCTGTGCTGTAATCCCTACCCTGTGTTATACCGATGCTGGCTCCTGCCTCATGACCTACCAAACATGACCTGTACTCCATCTACAGGTCCTCATGGGTGTCCTCCGGCTGGGCTGCGTGTCTACCTACCTCTCACAACCACTGCTCGACGGTTTTGCTATGGGAGCCTCTGTGACCATCTTGACCTCTCAGGCTAAACACCTGCTGGGTGTGCGGATCCCTCGGCACCAGGGCCTAGGCATGGTGATCCGCACATGGCTCAGCTTGCTGCAGAGTGTGGGACAGGCCAATATATGTGACGTGGTCACCAGTGCCGTGTGCCTGGGAGTGCTGATAGCGGCTAAGGAGCTCTCAGACCGCTACCGACACCGTCTGAAAGTGCCAGTACCCACAGAGCTGCTAGTCATTGTGGTGGCCACACTTGTATCCCACTTTGGACAGCTCCACTCACGGTTTGGCTCGAGTGTGGCCGGCAACATTCCTACTGGTTTTGTAGCCCCACAGGTACCAGACCCTAAGATAATGTGGCGTGTGGCCCTGGATGCTGTGTCCCTAGCCCTTGTGGGCTCAGCCTTCTCCATCTCATTGGCAGAGATGTTTGCTCGTAGTCATGGCTACGCTGTTCACGCCAACCAAGAGCTTCTAGCCGTGGGCTGCTGCAATgtgctgcctgccttcttccatTGTTTTGCCACCAGTGCTGCTCTGTCCAAAACCCTGGTGAAGACAGCCATTGGCTGCCAGACCCAGCTGTCCAGTGTGGTCAGTGCTGCTGTGGTgttgctggtgctgctggtgctggctCCACTGTTTCATGATTTGCAGCGGTGTGTGCTGGCTTGTATCATTGTTGTCAGCCTGCGTGGGGCGCTGCGCAAGGTTAAGGATCTCCCACAGCTTTGGCGGCTAAGCCCTGCTGATGCACTGGTCTGGGTGGCTACTGCAGCCACCTGTGTGCTCGTCAGCACCGAGGCTGGACTTCTAGCTGGGGTGTTCTTCTCACTGCTCAGCCTGGCAGGCCGCACACAGCGTCCACGGGCTGCCCTTCTTGCTCGAATTGGAGACTCAACCTTCTATGAGGATGCTGCCGAGTTTGAGggcctcctgcccccacctgagGTGCGAGTGTTCCGTTTCACAGGCCCACTCTACTATGCCAACAAGGATTTCTTCCTGCGGTCACTCTACAGTCTCACAGGGCTGGATGCAGGGCACTCAGCCACCAGGAAGAAAAAGGGCCCAGAGGTGGGTATCAGTGACAGCAGTCTTGCTGATGGCAAGGATATGGGTTCAGTGAGCAGCGGGACCGGGCTGGTGGTACCCCTGGCATTCGGTTTCCACACAGTGGTCATTGACTGTGCACCACTGCTGTTCCTGGATGTGGCTGGCATGGCCACACTGAAGGACCTGCACAGAGACTACAGGGCCCTGGACATCACCCTGCTTCTGGCTTGCTGCAGTCCCTCAGTGAGGGACACGTTGAAGAAAGGGGGCTTCCTTGGGGAAGACCAGGGAGCTGAGGATGAGCTCCTGTTCCCCAGTGTACACAGTGCCGTGGAGGCTGCACGAGCCCGCCGTGAGGAGCTGGCGGCTGCTGACTCTGCTTTTTAGCAGGACCGAGACCCATGTCCACAAGCCAGTACTGACCTCCTTGGTAGGAGTGCTATGAAGACTGGAGTCATTAGAGAGATATACCCTTGGACCACCTCTAACCTGGAAAAGTCAGGGAACTCCAACTAAGAAAGGAACACATTCAAGAATTCCAAACATTCAGTAATTGAGCCACTCTACATCTGAGACCAttgctgccccctggtggctgcacccacacacatgaccCCTCAGCCAAAGCAGTGCCCAGTTTAACAATAGTCTGTGTTACCATCTTATCTGAAACAGAGTCCTGCAAATTATGCGGTCTCTAAGATGCCAAAAGGACACATTCCCTCCCCCTGCACCACCAGGTATCAGATATGAGCTGAACACATGGCCGAAAGGCCTTCTCATGCCCAGTGATCATCTTGATTGGGCCCTTGCGAAGGCAGTCACCTGCTCCAGAGCA
This genomic interval carries:
- the Slc26a1 gene encoding sulfate anion transporter 1, encoding MDPSPEPQEKGGTLVLIRRQPPVSQGLLETLKARLKQSCICSIPCAQALVQNLFPVLHWLRQYRPKEYLAGDVMSGLVIGIILVPQAIAYSLLAGLQPIYSLYTSFFANLIYFLMGTSRHVNVGIFSLLCLMVGQVVDRELQLAGFDPSQDSLGPRNNGSTLNNATTTLVLGLQDCGRDCYAIRIATALTLVTGLYQVLMGVLRLGCVSTYLSQPLLDGFAMGASVTILTSQAKHLLGVRIPRHQGLGMVIRTWLSLLQSVGQANICDVVTSAVCLGVLIAAKELSDRYRHRLKVPVPTELLVIVVATLVSHFGQLHSRFGSSVAGNIPTGFVAPQVPDPKIMWRVALDAVSLALVGSAFSISLAEMFARSHGYAVHANQELLAVGCCNVLPAFFHCFATSAALSKTLVKTAIGCQTQLSSVVSAAVVLLVLLVLAPLFHDLQRCVLACIIVVSLRGALRKVKDLPQLWRLSPADALVWVATAATCVLVSTEAGLLAGVFFSLLSLAGRTQRPRAALLARIGDSTFYEDAAEFEGLLPPPEVRVFRFTGPLYYANKDFFLRSLYSLTGLDAGHSATRKKKGPEVGISDSSLADGKDMGSVSSGTGLVVPLAFGFHTVVIDCAPLLFLDVAGMATLKDLHRDYRALDITLLLACCSPSVRDTLKKGGFLGEDQGAEDELLFPSVHSAVEAARARREELAAADSAF